The Oscillospiraceae bacterium genome has a segment encoding these proteins:
- a CDS encoding S1 RNA-binding domain-containing protein, with product MEFYPEGMNAELDRQFTTPEALRRAMMQGSVLESRVLLCDREHNLHVDLGAMRGIIPREEGAVGIDDGTVRDIALISKVGKRVCFSILGFQREDDGPFTAILSRRAVQLRCKAEFLDALEPGDVIPARVTHLEKFGAFIDVGAGLNALIPIDMLSVSRIDHPRARLREGQELRVVLRSREPDKLTFSLKELLGTWQQNAAGFSSGETVPGVVRSVEPYGVFVELTPNLAGLAEPSAALEPGQPVAVYVKSILPEKMKIKLVVVEAFDPPAPVTPLTYYVDGTRMDRWVYSTPTAPRQTVTDFAALRAQEKSTL from the coding sequence ATGGAATTCTACCCGGAGGGAATGAATGCAGAACTGGACCGGCAATTTACTACACCGGAGGCGCTGCGCCGGGCGATGATGCAGGGATCCGTACTGGAGAGTCGGGTGCTGCTTTGTGACCGGGAACATAATCTTCATGTGGACCTGGGTGCCATGCGAGGGATCATTCCCCGGGAGGAGGGCGCCGTAGGAATCGACGACGGCACGGTGCGGGATATTGCCCTGATTTCTAAGGTTGGCAAGCGGGTGTGCTTTTCGATTTTAGGCTTTCAGCGGGAGGACGACGGCCCCTTTACCGCTATTCTTTCCCGCCGGGCGGTGCAGCTGCGGTGCAAGGCAGAGTTTTTGGACGCTTTAGAGCCGGGCGACGTGATTCCGGCCCGGGTGACCCATTTGGAGAAGTTTGGCGCGTTTATTGATGTGGGGGCGGGGCTGAACGCCCTGATCCCCATTGATATGCTTTCGGTCAGCCGCATTGACCACCCGCGTGCCCGCCTGCGAGAGGGACAGGAACTGCGGGTGGTGCTGCGCAGCCGAGAGCCGGATAAGCTGACTTTTAGTCTAAAGGAGCTGCTGGGCACCTGGCAGCAGAATGCAGCGGGCTTCTCCTCCGGTGAGACGGTGCCCGGCGTGGTGCGCAGCGTAGAGCCTTACGGCGTGTTTGTAGAGTTGACCCCAAATTTGGCGGGTCTGGCAGAGCCCAGCGCCGCTTTGGAGCCGGGTCAACCGGTGGCTGTGTATGTGAAGTCTATTTTGCCGGAGAAAATGAAGATTAAGCTGGTGGTCGTAGAGGCCTTTGACCCGCCGGCACCGGTGACACCCCTGACCTACTATGTGGACGGCACCCGCATGGACCGTTGGGTGTATTCCACCCCCACCGCCCCTCGCCAAACCGTCACAGACTTTGCCGCCCTGCGAGCACAAGAAAAAAGCACCCTTTAA
- a CDS encoding DUF951 domain-containing protein: MELQLHDRVKMKKTHPCGCAIFEVTRLGVDYKLKCTGCGREVLLPRIKAEKLIRGVVQDG; the protein is encoded by the coding sequence ATGGAATTACAACTGCACGATCGGGTCAAAATGAAAAAGACACACCCTTGCGGGTGCGCGATCTTTGAAGTGACCCGCCTGGGCGTAGACTATAAATTAAAATGCACCGGCTGCGGGCGCGAGGTGCTGCTGCCCCGGATCAAGGCGGAAAAGCTGATCCGCGGGGTGGTACAGGACGGGTAG
- the prfA gene encoding peptide chain release factor 1 translates to MFEKLSRVEERYNKIAADLCDPAVVADISRYTALMKEQKHLTPVVETFARYKIAKTAAEEARELLQSESDPELCDLAREELKDSEAALEQLQEQLKILLLPRDPNDDKNVIIEIRGGAGGDESALFAGVLYRMYSMYAEQKGFKSEILSENATELGGYKEISFSIDGDGAYSRFKFESGVHRVQRVPETESQGRIHTSTVTVAVLPEAEEVDFELDPKDLQIDTFRSSGAGGQHINKTSSAIRITHLPTGTVVECQDERSQHKNKDKAMKVLRARLYDAEKAKHDAAIAGERKSQVGTGDRSERIRTYNYPQGRVTDHRINLTLYRLEQILNGDLDELIDALITADTAAKLSAAEE, encoded by the coding sequence ATGTTTGAAAAACTCAGCCGTGTAGAAGAACGGTACAACAAGATCGCCGCAGACCTGTGCGACCCGGCGGTGGTGGCAGACATCAGCCGCTACACCGCCCTGATGAAAGAACAAAAGCACTTAACCCCGGTGGTAGAGACCTTTGCCCGCTATAAAATCGCCAAGACGGCGGCGGAAGAAGCCCGAGAGCTGCTGCAAAGCGAAAGCGACCCGGAGCTGTGCGATCTGGCAAGAGAAGAACTGAAAGACAGCGAGGCAGCGCTGGAACAGCTGCAAGAGCAGTTGAAAATTTTGCTGCTGCCCCGAGATCCCAACGACGACAAAAATGTAATTATTGAGATCCGCGGCGGCGCCGGCGGCGACGAAAGCGCCCTGTTTGCCGGGGTGCTGTACCGTATGTATAGTATGTACGCGGAGCAAAAGGGCTTTAAGAGCGAAATTCTGTCTGAGAACGCCACGGAGCTGGGCGGATACAAGGAAATCAGCTTTTCCATTGACGGCGACGGCGCCTACTCCCGCTTTAAGTTTGAAAGCGGAGTGCACCGGGTGCAGCGGGTGCCGGAAACGGAAAGTCAGGGTCGCATTCACACCTCCACCGTAACGGTAGCGGTGCTGCCGGAAGCGGAGGAAGTGGACTTTGAACTGGACCCCAAGGACTTGCAGATCGACACTTTCCGCTCCTCCGGCGCAGGGGGGCAGCACATCAACAAAACCTCCTCCGCCATTCGCATTACCCACCTGCCCACCGGCACGGTGGTGGAGTGCCAGGACGAACGCAGCCAGCATAAAAACAAAGACAAGGCCATGAAGGTGCTGCGCGCACGACTGTATGACGCAGAAAAGGCCAAGCACGACGCTGCCATTGCCGGCGAACGGAAAAGCCAGGTAGGCACCGGCGACCGCAGCGAGCGGATCCGCACCTATAACTACCCCCAGGGGCGGGTCACCGATCACCGGATCAACCTGACTCTGTATCGACTGGAACAAATCTTAAACGGCGATCTGGACGAATTGATCGACGCCCTGATCACCGCCGATACGGCAGCCAAACTCAGCGCCGCGGAGGAATAA
- the coaE gene encoding dephospho-CoA kinase (Dephospho-CoA kinase (CoaE) performs the final step in coenzyme A biosynthesis.), with the protein MCRLLAQAGLHPVDCDRVYGRLTVPGAPLLQDLAAAFGQEIIQDGALDRKTLAAKAFATPAATEKLNQVTHPAVLDACVQQAKLPAVLDAPQLFESGADALCAYTLAVTAPKDTRLARIMERDGIDRAAAQLRMQAQPAADFYTEKCTFTVTNDGRDIKSQVDRILEAIL; encoded by the coding sequence GTGTGCCGCCTGCTGGCACAGGCCGGGCTGCACCCGGTGGACTGCGACCGGGTCTATGGCCGGCTGACCGTTCCCGGCGCGCCCCTGCTGCAAGACCTGGCGGCTGCCTTTGGGCAGGAGATCATCCAGGACGGCGCCCTGGACCGCAAAACCTTGGCAGCCAAAGCCTTTGCCACCCCTGCCGCTACGGAAAAGCTGAATCAGGTAACCCATCCGGCGGTGCTGGATGCCTGTGTGCAGCAAGCTAAGCTACCGGCGGTGCTGGATGCGCCCCAGCTGTTTGAAAGCGGCGCGGACGCCCTGTGCGCCTACACCCTGGCAGTGACTGCGCCTAAGGACACCCGCCTGGCTCGAATTATGGAGCGGGACGGCATAGACCGGGCGGCGGCACAGCTGCGTATGCAGGCGCAACCGGCGGCGGACTTTTACACCGAGAAATGCACATTCACCGTCACCAATGACGGCAGAGATATAAAATCCCAAGTGGACAGAATACTGGAGGCTATCTTATGA
- a CDS encoding aminopeptidase yields MNEEKTKGQQLQELLFNKRENGVDFMDDAELGVCDDFCEGYKDFLYHCKTEREAAAQALDQARAAGFLPFDEFGDQLEPGAKVYKMNRGKAIILCVKGKRSIKDGVRIAAAHIDSPRIDLKQRPVYEDNGLALFKTHYYGGIKKYQWTAIPLSLHGRICKNDGTYVDVRLGEEPGDPKFCITDILPHLALEQYTRKINELIKGEELNIVIGSRPFKDDKASEKVKLNILNLLYEKYGIVERDLLSAELELVPAFTVDDLGFDRSLIGGYGHDDRVCAYPALQAILSVSEPPEYTCITVLTDKEETGSDGNTGLNSSYLKYFIEDLARLEGYEGRDVLRNSKCLSADVNAAFDPTWSSAFEKNNASFINEGVVVTKFTGSHGKSGTSDASAEYVSFVKNLLEENGVLWQSGELGKVDGGGGGTVAMYIANLDVDVIDVGVPVLSMHAPYEIVSKIDVYMAYKAFTTFFTK; encoded by the coding sequence ATGAATGAAGAAAAAACCAAGGGTCAGCAGCTGCAAGAGCTGCTGTTCAACAAGCGCGAGAACGGCGTAGACTTTATGGACGACGCCGAGCTGGGCGTATGTGATGATTTTTGCGAGGGGTACAAGGACTTCCTCTATCACTGCAAAACCGAGCGAGAGGCCGCTGCCCAGGCACTGGACCAGGCGCGGGCTGCCGGGTTCCTGCCCTTTGACGAATTCGGCGACCAGCTGGAGCCGGGCGCCAAGGTGTACAAGATGAACCGGGGCAAGGCCATTATCCTGTGCGTGAAGGGCAAGCGCAGCATTAAGGACGGCGTGCGCATTGCAGCTGCCCACATTGACTCTCCTCGCATTGACTTAAAGCAGCGCCCGGTGTACGAGGACAACGGGCTGGCGCTGTTTAAGACCCACTACTACGGCGGTATTAAAAAGTACCAGTGGACCGCCATTCCCCTGTCCCTCCACGGCCGCATTTGCAAAAACGACGGCACCTATGTGGATGTGCGCCTGGGCGAGGAGCCGGGTGACCCCAAGTTCTGTATTACGGACATTCTGCCCCACCTGGCGCTGGAGCAGTACACCCGCAAGATCAACGAGCTGATCAAAGGGGAAGAGCTGAACATTGTCATCGGCTCCCGCCCCTTTAAGGACGACAAAGCCAGCGAAAAGGTGAAGCTCAATATTCTCAATTTGCTGTACGAGAAATACGGCATTGTGGAGCGGGATCTGCTGTCTGCCGAGCTGGAGCTGGTGCCGGCCTTTACCGTTGACGACCTGGGCTTTGACCGCTCCCTGATCGGCGGCTACGGCCACGACGACCGTGTGTGCGCCTATCCGGCCTTGCAGGCCATTCTCAGCGTCAGCGAGCCGCCGGAGTACACCTGCATTACCGTGCTGACGGATAAAGAGGAGACCGGCTCCGACGGCAACACCGGGCTGAACTCCAGCTATCTGAAATACTTTATTGAGGATTTGGCGCGGCTGGAGGGCTACGAGGGCCGCGATGTGCTGCGCAACTCCAAGTGCCTGAGCGCCGATGTAAACGCTGCCTTTGACCCCACTTGGTCCTCTGCCTTTGAGAAGAACAACGCCTCCTTTATCAACGAGGGCGTGGTGGTCACCAAGTTTACCGGCTCCCACGGCAAAAGCGGCACTTCCGACGCCAGCGCCGAGTATGTGAGCTTTGTCAAAAACTTGCTGGAGGAAAACGGCGTGCTGTGGCAAAGCGGCGAGCTGGGCAAGGTTGACGGTGGCGGCGGCGGCACCGTGGCTATGTATATTGCCAATTTGGATGTAGATGTAATTGATGTAGGCGTGCCGGTGCTCTCCATGCACGCACCCTATGAGATCGTTTCCAAAATTGATGTATATATGGCGTACAAAGCCTTCACCACCTTCTTTACCAAATAA
- the sleB gene encoding spore cortex-lytic enzyme — translation MTIYKAVRNFLTVFVVLAVAAGALCIGGGVYYAVQSAASSQVLSKLGSTGAEVTRVQKKLKELGYYSGAADGIYGNATKAAVKAFQKNCGITADGVAGPKTLLYLGLGGSSSGNSTGYSDADVELLAKVISAEARGESYEGQVAVGAVILNRVAHPSFPNSISGVVYQNGAFSCVNDSNWYAPVADSAKRAATDALNGWDPSGGAVYYFNASKTSDKFMHSRPVIKVIGNHKFCS, via the coding sequence ATGACGATTTATAAGGCCGTGCGGAATTTCTTAACGGTGTTTGTGGTGCTGGCGGTGGCTGCCGGTGCCCTTTGCATTGGCGGCGGGGTGTACTACGCGGTGCAGTCCGCTGCCAGCAGCCAGGTGCTCTCCAAGCTGGGCTCCACCGGTGCGGAGGTGACCCGTGTGCAAAAGAAGCTCAAGGAGCTGGGCTATTACAGCGGCGCTGCCGACGGCATTTACGGCAATGCCACCAAGGCGGCGGTGAAGGCGTTTCAAAAGAACTGCGGCATTACCGCAGACGGCGTGGCCGGACCAAAGACCCTGTTGTACCTGGGGCTGGGTGGTAGCAGCAGCGGCAACAGTACCGGGTATTCGGATGCAGATGTGGAGCTGCTGGCCAAGGTGATCAGCGCCGAGGCGCGGGGCGAATCCTATGAGGGTCAGGTGGCGGTGGGCGCCGTGATCCTGAATCGGGTGGCGCACCCCTCCTTCCCCAATTCCATCAGCGGCGTGGTGTACCAAAATGGGGCGTTCTCCTGCGTCAACGACTCCAACTGGTACGCCCCGGTGGCAGACAGCGCCAAGCGCGCCGCCACGGATGCCCTAAACGGATGGGACCCCTCCGGCGGTGCGGTGTATTATTTCAATGCGTCCAAAACCTCAGACAAGTTTATGCACTCCCGACCGGTGATCAAGGTGATCGGCAATCATAAGTTTTGCTCGTAG
- a CDS encoding heavy metal translocating P-type ATPase — MSEKELHTHGTDCACGHNHHHHDDGCGCGHDHAHEDIDKKAFLRKFVPGLFFFLLGAAVEHLIPGSESSTLWHYVELAAFALSYIFVGFSILREAVEGVLAKNIFNENLLMAVASLGAFAIGEYSEGCAVVLLYTVGEFLQSLAVQKSRRSIKGMLEQKPDTVRVQAKDGMTEAAPETVQPGQTIVVEPGEKIHLDGTVLEGNAEVDTAALTGESIPVSVAPGMEVLAGSVAIDGALTIRVDKPYGDSAVARVLAALEHAQDSKSHTEKFITRFARIYTPIVCGIALALVLIPPLFFGGDWHEWIYRGLSALVVSCPCAIVISVPLSFFGGLGTCSREGILVKGADHLETLARCDVGVFDKTGTITSGKFEFVRCECVHCHCIDKHNHRELLRIIAACERLSTHPIAKSICLAFGQFADDCVVTDAKNYAGMGVSAVVDGVRYYAGNEKLMQKIGVPFTETQLVGTAVYCCTDTEFLGDIVFADIIKTDSREAIDRLHHMGMKQAIMLTGDRASIAADIAAKAGLDGYYAKLLPEEKVQRVQALQQQGHTVLYAGDGINDAPVLAAADLGVAMGGAGADVAIEASDMVIQGDSLSQLPVGVTVARKTVGIARENIIFAIAVKLLIILGCAVGIFDENAMWLAVFGDVGVCLLAVANALRVLHIRKKKK, encoded by the coding sequence ATGAGCGAAAAAGAATTGCATACCCACGGGACGGATTGCGCCTGCGGACACAACCACCATCACCACGACGACGGCTGCGGCTGCGGTCACGACCACGCCCATGAAGACATTGACAAAAAGGCCTTTTTGCGCAAGTTTGTGCCGGGGCTTTTCTTCTTTTTGCTGGGCGCGGCGGTGGAGCATCTGATCCCCGGCAGCGAGAGCAGCACCCTGTGGCATTATGTTGAGCTGGCAGCCTTTGCCTTGTCGTATATTTTTGTGGGTTTCTCCATTTTGCGCGAGGCGGTGGAGGGTGTGCTGGCCAAGAACATATTTAACGAAAATCTGCTGATGGCGGTGGCGTCTCTGGGCGCCTTTGCCATTGGGGAGTATTCTGAGGGCTGCGCCGTGGTATTGCTTTATACCGTGGGCGAATTTTTGCAAAGCCTGGCGGTGCAAAAGAGCCGCAGATCCATTAAAGGTATGCTGGAGCAAAAGCCGGACACCGTGCGGGTACAAGCAAAAGACGGTATGACGGAGGCGGCGCCGGAGACGGTGCAGCCGGGCCAAACCATTGTGGTGGAGCCGGGAGAGAAGATCCACCTGGACGGTACGGTGCTGGAGGGTAATGCGGAGGTGGACACCGCCGCCCTTACCGGCGAGAGCATCCCGGTATCCGTTGCCCCGGGTATGGAGGTGCTGGCCGGCAGCGTAGCCATTGACGGCGCGCTGACCATTCGGGTAGACAAGCCCTATGGAGATTCGGCGGTGGCCCGGGTGCTGGCGGCACTGGAGCACGCCCAGGACAGCAAAAGCCATACGGAAAAATTCATCACCCGCTTTGCCCGCATTTACACCCCCATTGTGTGCGGCATTGCCTTGGCGCTGGTGCTGATCCCGCCCCTGTTCTTCGGCGGCGACTGGCACGAGTGGATCTACCGTGGGTTGTCGGCTCTGGTGGTGTCCTGTCCCTGCGCCATTGTCATTTCCGTTCCCCTGTCCTTCTTCGGTGGGCTGGGCACCTGCTCCCGGGAGGGTATTTTGGTAAAGGGCGCCGATCATTTGGAGACCCTGGCCCGCTGCGATGTGGGTGTGTTTGACAAGACCGGCACCATCACCAGCGGCAAGTTTGAATTTGTGCGGTGCGAGTGCGTGCACTGCCATTGTATTGATAAGCACAACCACCGGGAGCTGCTGCGGATTATTGCCGCCTGCGAGCGGTTGTCTACCCACCCCATTGCCAAGTCCATTTGCCTGGCCTTTGGCCAGTTTGCCGATGACTGCGTGGTGACGGACGCCAAGAACTACGCCGGTATGGGCGTGTCTGCGGTGGTGGACGGCGTGCGCTACTATGCCGGGAATGAAAAGCTGATGCAAAAGATCGGTGTGCCCTTTACAGAAACGCAGCTGGTAGGCACCGCCGTGTACTGCTGCACGGACACGGAGTTCCTGGGCGACATTGTGTTTGCGGATATTATTAAAACGGACAGCCGGGAGGCCATTGACCGGCTGCACCATATGGGTATGAAGCAGGCCATTATGCTCACCGGCGACCGAGCGTCCATTGCGGCGGATATTGCCGCCAAGGCCGGGTTGGACGGCTACTATGCCAAGCTGCTGCCGGAGGAGAAGGTGCAGCGGGTGCAGGCCTTGCAGCAGCAGGGCCACACGGTGCTGTATGCCGGCGACGGTATTAACGACGCGCCGGTGCTGGCAGCGGCGGACCTGGGCGTAGCCATGGGCGGCGCCGGAGCGGATGTGGCCATTGAGGCGTCAGATATGGTGATCCAGGGCGACTCCCTGAGCCAGCTGCCGGTGGGCGTGACCGTTGCCCGCAAGACCGTGGGCATTGCCCGGGAGAATATTATCTTTGCCATTGCGGTTAAGCTGCTGATCATTCTTGGCTGCGCCGTGGGTATTTTTGATGAGAATGCCATGTGGCTGGCAGTGTTCGGCGATGTGGGCGTGTGTTTGCTGGCGGTGGCGAATGCCCTGCGGGTGCTGCATATCCGCAAGAAGAAAAAGTAA
- a CDS encoding metalloregulator ArsR/SmtB family transcription factor codes for MDAYLTNNLEQSDELAYDVADLFKLFADSTRIRILVLLFDRELCVGDIAANLEMSQTAISHQLRILKQNHLIKYRREGKNMIYALADDHVKTIINCAIEHIEE; via the coding sequence ATGGATGCATATTTGACGAATAATTTGGAGCAGTCGGACGAATTGGCCTATGATGTGGCCGATTTGTTTAAGCTGTTTGCAGACAGCACCCGCATTCGCATTTTGGTGCTGCTGTTTGACCGGGAGTTGTGCGTAGGGGATATTGCTGCCAATTTGGAGATGAGCCAGACTGCCATCTCCCACCAGCTGCGTATTCTAAAGCAAAACCACCTGATCAAGTACCGCCGGGAGGGCAAGAATATGATCTATGCCCTGGCGGATGACCATGTAAAGACCATTATTAACTGCGCCATTGAGCATATTGAGGAGTAA
- a CDS encoding ECF transporter S component: MTANSKTTKSTSKTGAARRLTGIAMLSAVAFALQFLEFPIPIMPAFIKLDFSDLPELLAAFAYGPLAGVAVAGIKNLIHLPLSSSMYVGELSNFLLGAVLSVAAGAIYKKHKTKRGALAAAVLSAVIMGLISVPVNYWIIYPLYYNVLGFPQAAVLDMYQAILPATKSILQALFIFNLPFTVAKGLLCAALCAGIYKPLSPLLHGRK; the protein is encoded by the coding sequence ATGACCGCAAATTCAAAAACCACCAAATCCACCTCAAAAACCGGCGCCGCCCGGCGGCTTACCGGCATTGCCATGCTGTCTGCCGTTGCCTTTGCGCTGCAATTTTTGGAATTTCCCATTCCCATTATGCCCGCTTTTATTAAGCTGGACTTTTCCGACCTGCCGGAACTACTGGCGGCCTTTGCCTACGGTCCGCTGGCAGGCGTGGCGGTGGCAGGAATCAAAAATCTGATCCACCTGCCGCTGTCCTCCAGTATGTATGTGGGCGAGCTGTCCAACTTTCTGCTGGGGGCGGTTCTGTCCGTTGCCGCCGGCGCAATCTATAAAAAACACAAGACCAAGCGGGGCGCCCTGGCCGCCGCCGTGCTGTCTGCGGTGATTATGGGGCTCATCAGCGTGCCGGTCAATTACTGGATTATCTATCCGCTTTACTACAATGTGCTGGGCTTTCCCCAGGCGGCGGTGCTGGATATGTACCAGGCCATTTTGCCCGCCACCAAGAGCATTTTGCAGGCGCTCTTTATCTTTAACCTGCCCTTTACCGTTGCCAAGGGGCTGCTGTGCGCTGCGCTTTGCGCCGGGATCTATAAACCCCTGTCGCCGCTGCTGCATGGTAGAAAATAA
- a CDS encoding glycosyltransferase family 2 protein produces MRLSLIVPCFNEQDNIFPFARAVAEVFPDPSDYEIVFVNDGSKDKTLQNLKELHRQSRQNIRVVSFSRNFGKESAIYAGLQHCDGEYISLIDADLQQDPAIVKQMTEILDAEPDTDCVCAFQETRHENKLMTSVKSAFYKMATNMSEVDFVDGASDFRTFRRTVRDALLQMPEYFRFSKGLFSWVGFNTKYIPYEAKERASGTTKWGFKKLLKYGWNGILAFSTAPLKLATVLGLLSTAFSIIYFIVTLLRKATEHIAVDGFTQTVILIVFFGGMQLFTIGIIGEYLAKNYIETKRRPVYLAKEILDYKK; encoded by the coding sequence ATGCGCCTGTCGCTGATCGTACCCTGCTTTAACGAGCAGGACAATATTTTTCCCTTTGCCCGGGCGGTGGCCGAGGTATTTCCCGACCCGTCCGATTACGAGATCGTCTTTGTCAACGACGGCAGCAAGGACAAGACCCTGCAAAATCTAAAGGAACTGCACCGGCAAAGCCGGCAGAACATTCGGGTGGTCAGCTTCTCCCGCAACTTTGGCAAGGAGAGCGCCATTTACGCCGGGCTGCAACACTGCGACGGCGAGTATATCAGCTTGATTGACGCAGACCTGCAACAGGATCCGGCCATCGTAAAGCAAATGACAGAAATTCTGGACGCAGAGCCGGACACGGACTGCGTGTGCGCCTTTCAGGAGACCCGGCACGAGAACAAGCTGATGACCTCCGTGAAATCCGCTTTTTACAAAATGGCCACCAATATGAGCGAAGTGGATTTTGTGGACGGTGCTTCCGACTTTCGCACCTTCCGCCGCACCGTACGGGATGCGCTGCTGCAAATGCCGGAGTATTTCCGCTTTTCCAAGGGGCTGTTCAGCTGGGTGGGCTTTAACACCAAGTACATTCCCTATGAAGCCAAAGAGCGGGCCAGCGGCACCACCAAATGGGGGTTCAAAAAGCTGCTGAAATACGGCTGGAACGGCATTTTGGCCTTCTCCACCGCGCCGCTAAAGCTGGCAACGGTGTTGGGGCTGCTTTCCACTGCCTTTTCTATTATCTACTTTATCGTGACCCTCCTTCGCAAGGCTACGGAGCACATTGCGGTAGACGGCTTTACCCAGACGGTGATTCTGATCGTTTTCTTTGGCGGTATGCAGCTGTTTACCATCGGCATCATCGGCGAGTACCTGGCCAAGAATTACATTGAGACCAAGCGCCGCCCGGTGTACCTGGCAAAAGAAATTCTCGATTACAAAAAATAA
- a CDS encoding GNAT family N-acetyltransferase, with amino-acid sequence MTEIYCMTQIHEYWNETICLAEKCSWKAGPYLAQKMKSNDFNTWERVFVACVNGKVAGFCTLAEKDELPKEYPFTPFIGFVFVDEPYRGNRLSELMIRSAILYARELGYEKVYILSGEIGLYEKYGFEKLGDYKTIFGSIDQLFVKSTI; translated from the coding sequence ATGACTGAAATTTATTGTATGACCCAAATACATGAATATTGGAATGAAACTATTTGTTTGGCTGAAAAATGCTCGTGGAAAGCGGGCCCTTATTTGGCTCAAAAGATGAAAAGCAATGACTTTAATACATGGGAAAGAGTGTTTGTTGCTTGTGTAAATGGAAAAGTGGCAGGATTTTGCACATTGGCTGAAAAGGATGAGCTGCCAAAAGAATATCCGTTTACACCATTTATAGGATTTGTTTTTGTTGATGAACCATACCGTGGTAATAGACTATCGGAGTTAATGATTCGAAGCGCTATTTTATATGCTCGTGAGCTAGGATATGAAAAAGTATATATTCTGAGCGGAGAAATAGGGCTATACGAAAAATATGGTTTTGAAAAGTTGGGTGATTATAAAACAATATTTGGCTCAATTGATCAGCTATTTGTTAAGTCAACAATATGA
- the fba gene encoding class II fructose-1,6-bisphosphate aldolase codes for MPLVTTTEMFKKAYEGGYAIGAFNVNNMEIVQGITRAAKKLNAPVILQCSAGARKYASHDYLVAMVKAAAEETGLPIALHLDHGPDFETCKACIDGGFTSVMIDGSSKPYEENIALTKKVVEYAHAHGVVVEGELGTLAGVEDDVKVEAGNESYTRPEEVEDFVNRTGVDSLAIAIGTSHGAYKFKPGQKPQLRFDILEEVQRRLPGFPIVLHGASSVNQDHIKMINQYGGQMPDAIGIPEDMLREAASMAVCKINVDSDIRIAMTAAIRKHFAENPTHFDPRQYLTPARDLIEEVVAHKIDVVFGTAGHAND; via the coding sequence ATGCCACTGGTAACAACTACCGAAATGTTCAAGAAGGCTTATGAGGGCGGTTACGCCATCGGTGCTTTCAATGTAAATAACATGGAGATCGTGCAGGGCATCACCCGTGCAGCCAAGAAGCTGAACGCCCCTGTGATCCTGCAGTGCTCCGCCGGCGCACGCAAGTACGCCTCTCACGACTACCTGGTTGCTATGGTAAAGGCTGCCGCCGAAGAGACCGGTCTGCCCATCGCCCTGCACCTGGATCACGGCCCGGATTTTGAGACCTGCAAGGCCTGCATTGACGGCGGCTTCACCTCCGTGATGATCGACGGCTCCAGCAAGCCCTATGAGGAGAACATTGCTCTGACCAAAAAGGTGGTTGAGTATGCCCACGCCCACGGTGTAGTGGTTGAGGGCGAGCTTGGCACCCTGGCCGGCGTGGAAGATGATGTAAAGGTAGAGGCCGGTAACGAGAGCTACACCCGCCCGGAAGAGGTTGAGGATTTCGTAAACCGCACCGGTGTGGACTCCTTGGCCATCGCCATCGGCACCAGCCACGGCGCCTACAAGTTTAAGCCCGGCCAGAAGCCGCAGCTGCGTTTTGACATTCTGGAAGAGGTGCAGCGCCGTCTGCCCGGCTTCCCCATCGTACTGCACGGTGCGTCCTCCGTTAACCAGGACCACATCAAGATGATCAACCAGTACGGCGGTCAGATGCCCGACGCTATTGGTATTCCGGAGGATATGCTGCGTGAGGCTGCTTCCATGGCTGTCTGCAAAATCAATGTAGACTCCGATATTCGTATCGCCATGACCGCTGCCATCCGCAAGCACTTTGCAGAGAACCCCACCCACTTCGATCCCCGTCAGTATTTGACCCCTGCCCGCGACCTGATTGAGGAAGTTGTGGCACACAAGATCGATGTTGTGTTCGGCACTGCCGGTCACGCCAACGACTGA